Proteins encoded in a region of the Stieleria neptunia genome:
- a CDS encoding AAA family ATPase, with protein sequence MQQLSEDEFRAELRKFRDEFELLRTEVAKRIVGQEPIVDGVLISMIAGGHVLLEGVPGLGKTLLVRTLSEVLEAPFSRIQFTPDLMPADLIGTNILVEGDNGKKEFQFQRGPLFSNVVLADEINRATPKTQSALLEAMQEHSVTVAGTSHQLEGVFFVLATQNPLEMEGTYPLPEAQLDRFLMKLLVPFPTTEEMETIMDRTTAGEIPPPGKVVSGERVLQLRDLSRQIPIADEVRRYAILLVMGTHPEHEAATAMVRQFVRYGSSPRGAQALILCAKIKAVLDGRFHVCKDDLKSVAHGVLRHRVMLNFEGQAEGIVVDKIIDDLLEKTGQEAAMAG encoded by the coding sequence ATGCAGCAGTTGTCCGAGGATGAGTTTCGTGCCGAGCTGAGGAAGTTCCGCGACGAGTTTGAACTGTTACGAACCGAAGTCGCCAAACGAATCGTCGGCCAGGAGCCGATCGTCGATGGCGTGTTGATTTCGATGATCGCGGGCGGTCATGTCTTGCTCGAAGGCGTCCCGGGCTTGGGAAAAACGCTGCTGGTGCGGACGCTCAGCGAAGTTTTGGAGGCACCATTCAGCCGGATCCAATTCACGCCCGATTTGATGCCGGCCGATCTGATCGGGACCAACATTTTGGTCGAAGGCGACAACGGCAAAAAGGAGTTCCAATTTCAGCGTGGCCCGCTGTTCTCCAACGTGGTCTTGGCGGATGAAATCAACCGGGCGACGCCGAAGACACAGTCCGCGCTGTTGGAAGCGATGCAGGAACACAGCGTGACGGTTGCGGGAACGTCGCACCAGCTCGAAGGCGTGTTCTTTGTGTTGGCAACCCAGAACCCGTTGGAGATGGAAGGCACGTATCCACTACCCGAAGCCCAGCTGGACCGGTTCCTGATGAAGCTGTTGGTTCCGTTTCCGACGACCGAGGAAATGGAAACGATCATGGACCGCACGACCGCCGGCGAAATCCCTCCGCCGGGCAAAGTCGTTTCGGGGGAGCGGGTGTTGCAGCTCCGCGATCTGTCGCGGCAGATTCCGATCGCCGATGAAGTGCGGCGTTATGCGATTTTGTTGGTGATGGGGACACACCCCGAACACGAAGCGGCGACGGCGATGGTACGACAGTTCGTGCGTTACGGCAGCAGCCCACGCGGTGCCCAAGCATTGATCTTGTGCGCCAAAATCAAAGCCGTCTTGGACGGCCGTTTCCATGTTTGCAAGGACGATTTGAAATCGGTCGCCCACGGCGTGTTGCGGCACCGGGTGATGCTGAATTTTGAAGGCCAGGCCGAAGGAATCGTCGTCGACAAGATCATCGACGATCTGCTGGAAAAAACCGGCCAGGAAGCGGCAATGGCGGGGTGA
- a CDS encoding DUF2092 domain-containing protein: MKQPSGASPAADASCGGIPSSLVLFLVSHGSIMSRSKRLRVLSCVSWMVLMMAVRPTCGQDQKTPDAEPAKAAEAVAPAVAALQPLFRQLVQAKSTRATVELSADTIVDGAVINTQTSVYQIATQVPDQFTIYLKDEQQRVRIFCDGVTATIALSERAFTVLEKPLAMQQAVFELPLPMGPYPEPVLALTMAGIDPALSLTTGMKSVRLLDRNQFRGETPAIHFQGIQKDDVRWDLWITQDERPQPLRLRVDLTEMLRANGGLELPPGYQFALRFDFKVWRIDHPNAASLFRYKKIEGAKEYESVEAYFDEAK; this comes from the coding sequence ATGAAGCAGCCGAGCGGCGCTTCCCCCGCTGCCGACGCGTCTTGTGGCGGCATTCCCTCATCGCTTGTCCTGTTCCTCGTTTCCCACGGATCGATCATGTCGCGTTCGAAACGGTTGCGTGTCCTGTCGTGTGTCAGTTGGATGGTGTTGATGATGGCGGTCCGACCGACCTGCGGCCAGGATCAGAAAACGCCCGACGCGGAACCGGCGAAAGCCGCGGAGGCTGTCGCGCCGGCTGTCGCGGCGCTCCAGCCGCTGTTCCGTCAGCTCGTCCAAGCAAAATCGACTCGAGCGACCGTCGAATTGTCCGCCGACACGATCGTCGACGGAGCGGTCATCAACACGCAAACGTCGGTCTACCAAATCGCGACCCAAGTTCCCGATCAGTTCACCATCTACCTGAAAGACGAGCAGCAGCGGGTCCGGATTTTTTGTGATGGTGTCACCGCGACCATCGCGCTCTCCGAACGGGCATTCACGGTGCTGGAAAAACCGTTGGCGATGCAGCAGGCGGTTTTCGAATTGCCGCTGCCGATGGGACCGTACCCGGAACCCGTTCTGGCCCTGACCATGGCCGGCATCGATCCCGCGTTGTCGCTGACCACCGGCATGAAATCGGTCCGCTTGCTCGATCGCAATCAGTTTCGCGGCGAGACACCCGCGATTCATTTTCAAGGCATCCAAAAGGACGACGTCCGCTGGGATCTCTGGATCACGCAAGACGAGCGGCCTCAACCGTTGCGGTTGCGTGTCGATCTGACGGAGATGTTGCGAGCCAATGGCGGATTGGAATTGCCGCCGGGTTACCAATTCGCGTTGCGGTTCGATTTCAAAGTCTGGCGTATCGATCACCCCAACGCGGCATCACTGTTTCGCTACAAAAAGATCGAAGGCGCCAAGGAGTACGAGTCAGTCGAAGCGTATTTCGATGAAGCAAAGTGA
- a CDS encoding Trx7/PDZ domain-containing (seleno)protein produces the protein MRAVSSLILLFALGTVLTAQTREEIVRGDKEKVEREGFWIYNDIPGAFEEAKRTGKPIVVVLRCLPCHECVKLDDELVDTDPVIRPLLEQFVCVRQVATNGLDLDLFQYDTDQSFAVFFLAADKTIYGRFGTRSHRTEWMGDVSLKGLAKALQGALDLHADRAKVKDALAGKRGRPMEVSSPERYPSLKDKFTDSLNYDGDVVKSCIHCHQIGDAQREYYWHDSKPIPDKVLWPYPHPKTVGLIMDPNEMATVKEVTPDSVASRAGLRSGDVITTLDGQPMLSIADIQWVLHNVDPAGGAVPVEIKRDGAAVAAQLRFPKDWRHASDLSWRVTTWGLRRIAAGGMVLEPSTHSDAERRGGGNGSMALHVERVGKYGPHGTAKRTGFREGDVITSFDGRTDLSSEQDLLTYVVTSKRAGDRVDVTVQRGGKELTLTLPIQK, from the coding sequence ATGCGAGCCGTCTCGTCACTGATTCTACTGTTTGCCCTCGGAACGGTATTGACCGCTCAGACGCGCGAAGAAATCGTTCGCGGCGACAAAGAGAAGGTCGAGAGGGAAGGTTTCTGGATCTATAACGACATTCCGGGGGCTTTCGAAGAGGCCAAAAGGACGGGCAAGCCGATCGTCGTCGTGTTGCGTTGTTTGCCGTGTCACGAGTGCGTCAAACTGGACGACGAATTGGTCGATACCGATCCGGTGATCCGCCCGCTGTTGGAACAATTCGTCTGTGTGCGCCAGGTCGCGACCAACGGTTTGGATTTGGACCTGTTCCAATACGACACCGATCAATCCTTTGCCGTCTTCTTTCTCGCCGCCGACAAGACGATCTATGGACGATTCGGCACGCGTTCGCATCGCACCGAATGGATGGGCGACGTCTCATTGAAGGGGCTCGCCAAAGCACTTCAAGGGGCGCTGGACCTGCACGCCGATCGCGCCAAGGTCAAAGACGCGTTGGCCGGCAAACGCGGTCGGCCGATGGAAGTGTCGTCGCCCGAGCGCTATCCGTCGCTGAAAGACAAGTTTACCGACAGCCTGAACTACGATGGCGACGTCGTCAAAAGTTGCATTCACTGTCACCAGATCGGCGATGCCCAACGCGAGTACTACTGGCACGACAGCAAACCGATTCCCGACAAGGTGCTTTGGCCTTACCCGCATCCCAAGACCGTCGGATTGATCATGGATCCCAACGAAATGGCGACGGTCAAGGAAGTCACGCCGGATTCGGTCGCCTCTCGAGCAGGGCTTCGCAGTGGCGACGTGATCACAACGCTCGATGGCCAACCGATGCTTTCGATCGCGGACATCCAGTGGGTGTTGCACAACGTCGATCCCGCCGGAGGTGCGGTGCCGGTTGAAATCAAACGCGACGGGGCAGCGGTTGCCGCGCAGTTGCGATTCCCCAAGGACTGGCGCCACGCCAGTGACTTGTCGTGGCGCGTGACGACGTGGGGCCTGCGTCGGATCGCTGCCGGCGGAATGGTGCTCGAGCCCTCGACCCATTCCGATGCCGAACGCCGCGGGGGCGGAAACGGATCCATGGCGTTGCACGTCGAACGAGTGGGGAAATACGGGCCCCACGGAACCGCCAAGCGAACTGGATTTCGCGAGGGCGATGTGATCACGTCGTTCGATGGGCGCACCGATCTGTCCAGCGAACAGGACTTGTTGACCTACGTGGTCACCTCCAAGCGGGCTGGCGATCGCGTCGATGTCACCGTCCAACGCGGCGGTAAAGAACTGACACTGACGTTGCCGATTCAGAAATAA
- a CDS encoding DUF58 domain-containing protein, whose translation MFDSDFLKQLEYLSLLSKRMFQGQLLAQRRTMQTGGGIEFSDHREYMHGDDLRYLDWNVYARHGDLLLKRFQEEEDLHVYLLLDVSQSMEVDETFATAESADPPKFKLARQIAAALAYIALADLDRVSIVAYADGVKVVMPLVRGKDQILSVLRFLEGLKCHGERTDLRRTVGEFVGRAPRTGLAVIISDLFDQDGFREGVDRLRYAQFEPHVIQIHTRQEADPKLLGDVQLVDCETGTEKKVTVTERKLRHYKQLFETFVQDVETYCRTHGLAHTRTTTDVPFDAVLLKMMRAAAVG comes from the coding sequence ATGTTCGATTCCGATTTTCTCAAGCAACTCGAATACCTGTCTCTGCTGAGCAAGCGGATGTTCCAGGGCCAACTGCTCGCGCAGCGACGGACGATGCAGACCGGCGGTGGGATCGAATTCTCTGATCACCGCGAGTACATGCACGGCGATGACCTACGTTACTTGGATTGGAATGTTTACGCCCGTCACGGCGATCTGTTGTTGAAACGGTTTCAGGAAGAAGAGGATTTGCACGTTTATCTACTGCTGGACGTGTCACAGAGCATGGAAGTGGACGAGACGTTTGCGACGGCGGAATCGGCCGACCCGCCAAAATTCAAACTGGCCCGGCAAATCGCCGCCGCGCTGGCATACATCGCGTTGGCCGATTTGGATCGCGTTTCGATCGTCGCCTATGCAGACGGGGTCAAGGTGGTGATGCCGCTGGTGCGAGGCAAGGATCAAATCTTGAGTGTGCTGCGATTCTTGGAAGGGTTGAAATGTCACGGTGAACGAACCGACCTGCGCCGGACCGTGGGCGAATTCGTCGGCCGCGCCCCTCGAACCGGACTGGCGGTCATCATCAGTGACCTGTTCGACCAAGACGGTTTCCGCGAAGGTGTCGACCGGCTGCGATACGCCCAGTTCGAACCACACGTGATTCAAATCCACACACGCCAGGAAGCGGACCCCAAGTTATTGGGCGATGTGCAGCTGGTCGATTGCGAAACGGGGACGGAGAAAAAAGTGACGGTCACCGAACGAAAACTGCGCCATTACAAACAGCTGTTCGAAACGTTTGTGCAAGACGTCGAAACGTACTGCCGAACCCACGGATTGGCCCACACCCGCACGACAACGGACGTTCCGTTTGACGCGGTGCTGTTGAAAATGATGCGTGCCGCGGCGGTGGGGTAA
- a CDS encoding polysaccharide biosynthesis/export family protein, with protein MDRNIRQFVTLWSLSLCALLAILNTGCTSVLSPVTGIPVFDLPDALLGVPKSEQVPVPVVLLARPHEEKYLLGEGDILSVYIDGVLPFSAPNSPPTPPPVNMPSDQSFLKPSIGYPIPVQEGGLVTLPLLAPFNVSGLTLEQARDEISRRYRDEEILPPGVNYPVVSLMQRRSHTVTVIRFNAQTAVGSDGTAAGYTIDLPERRNDVLNALMESGGLPGFNERNEVVIYKTSQIPAERRNELMSQLLAQPCGAGSHPQGLHFDHEVFATDANCIAYDNQLLEKQFIIRIPLRYYPGQMPHIRPSDVTLQTGDIVMVESRETELFYTGGLLGGGQFPLPRDYDLDVLGAIALAGQGIVSSNTRGGGGGGLIQGIGGASPTQLYIIRKLPCGRTYNIAVDLQVAMNNSRENILVQPGDTLILRYKPQEELVNFGIGTFFTFGIRELFQD; from the coding sequence ATGGACCGCAACATTCGTCAATTCGTGACACTTTGGTCGCTTTCCCTTTGCGCATTGCTGGCCATCCTCAACACCGGGTGCACGTCGGTTCTCTCGCCGGTCACGGGGATCCCTGTTTTTGACTTGCCCGATGCATTGTTGGGGGTGCCGAAAAGCGAACAGGTCCCGGTTCCGGTGGTGTTGCTCGCCCGTCCCCACGAAGAGAAATACTTGTTGGGGGAAGGCGACATTTTGAGCGTCTACATCGATGGCGTGCTGCCGTTTTCGGCCCCCAACAGCCCCCCGACGCCTCCGCCGGTCAACATGCCTTCGGACCAGTCGTTCTTGAAACCGTCCATCGGGTATCCGATTCCGGTGCAGGAAGGTGGCCTGGTCACGTTACCGTTGCTGGCTCCGTTCAATGTCAGTGGTTTGACACTCGAACAGGCACGCGACGAGATCTCACGACGCTACCGGGACGAAGAAATCCTGCCGCCGGGAGTGAATTATCCCGTGGTGTCGTTGATGCAACGCCGGTCTCATACGGTAACCGTGATCCGCTTCAACGCACAGACCGCGGTCGGATCCGATGGCACGGCCGCCGGCTACACGATCGATTTGCCCGAGCGACGCAACGACGTGCTCAATGCATTGATGGAGTCCGGCGGACTACCCGGATTCAATGAACGCAACGAAGTCGTAATCTACAAGACCTCTCAAATCCCCGCCGAACGGCGCAATGAATTGATGAGCCAACTGCTGGCGCAACCTTGTGGTGCGGGATCGCATCCGCAGGGACTGCACTTCGATCACGAAGTTTTTGCAACCGATGCGAATTGCATTGCCTACGACAACCAGCTACTGGAAAAGCAATTCATCATCCGGATCCCGTTGCGCTATTACCCCGGACAGATGCCGCATATCCGTCCCTCGGACGTAACGCTGCAAACCGGCGACATCGTGATGGTCGAATCCAGAGAGACCGAATTGTTCTACACCGGCGGGCTGCTCGGCGGAGGCCAGTTTCCGCTGCCGCGAGATTACGACCTGGACGTGTTGGGAGCGATTGCATTGGCCGGCCAGGGAATCGTGTCGTCCAATACGCGTGGCGGTGGCGGTGGCGGACTCATCCAAGGCATCGGCGGGGCCAGCCCCACACAGTTGTACATCATTCGCAAGCTGCCTTGCGGACGGACTTACAACATTGCCGTCGACTTGCAGGTCGCGATGAACAACTCGCGAGAGAACATCCTGGTCCAACCCGGCGACACCCTGATCCTGCGGTACAAACCCCAGGAAGAACTCGTGAATTTTGGAATCGGAACTTTCTTCACCTTCGGGATTCGCGAACTGTTCCAAGACTAA
- a CDS encoding vWA domain-containing protein, with translation MSFASPDKLIWLLAALPIIAFYILKTRLRRRPVSTLLFWDQVFEQKRQRSLWQNLRHWISLLLQLAFVGLLGFAIADPLWNSQEDTGQDLILVVDNSASMRAVDPATGNTRLQDAIEQASDVAGTLRSGDNIALITAGGSVRVVVGMSDFAPTVQEALLEIQPTDGPTRIGDAITAARRLAADDQKRRIVVFSDGGVADRDLLTDAAPQPASDANDASNDAAAEAAAERRRSLTGDDVRWMQVGTSQDNLAITTFQVRRSTVDPIGYSLLVEVHNFSSQPAETRLTLKLDDALVDVIPLEIEAEGSFRKQIDSTSRAGGVLTGELKSDDVLQVDNVARAILPNRPEIPVKLVAGEDSESYYLRRVLESIPLVQILPSDAVGPEPAAQLTVFAGTVPETLPEGPVLLVDIPESGPVIGPDGQPAWRLGEQVENPIIAKQEKQSPLLRHVQLQNVILAGGRDLEVSETLGTPTTLLETAGGDRVCVSIERSEGRILLLASDLDTSDLPLRIAFPVLMTNAMNWFFRETGEIRPALATGLTTEVPWDVAEDSESGTANLIAPTGERTLVTVQRNKVKLGPLPSVGVYRLTTKDVSETGDSDSGGSDTAPMGVADDANLVAVNLSDANESDLRLPELPETTAGELPPAGRSPWFYLIVAATGLVIAEWALFQRRVVA, from the coding sequence ATGTCATTCGCTTCACCGGACAAATTGATTTGGCTGTTGGCGGCGTTGCCGATCATCGCCTTTTACATTCTCAAAACCCGGCTCAGACGACGACCGGTGTCGACGCTGCTGTTTTGGGACCAGGTGTTTGAACAGAAACGCCAACGATCGCTCTGGCAAAACCTGCGACACTGGATTTCATTGCTGCTGCAACTGGCTTTTGTCGGCCTGCTGGGGTTTGCGATCGCCGATCCGCTTTGGAATTCCCAGGAAGACACGGGGCAAGATCTGATCTTGGTGGTCGACAATTCCGCCAGCATGCGGGCGGTCGATCCGGCCACGGGGAACACTCGACTACAGGACGCGATCGAGCAGGCGTCGGACGTCGCCGGCACCCTGCGCTCGGGCGACAACATTGCCTTGATCACCGCCGGCGGCAGCGTCCGCGTCGTGGTCGGAATGTCGGATTTCGCCCCGACGGTTCAAGAAGCGTTGCTGGAAATCCAGCCGACCGATGGACCGACCCGGATCGGCGACGCGATCACGGCGGCGAGACGCTTGGCCGCCGATGACCAAAAACGCAGGATCGTGGTGTTCAGCGATGGCGGCGTTGCCGACCGTGATCTGTTGACCGACGCAGCACCGCAGCCGGCCTCCGATGCCAACGATGCGTCCAATGACGCGGCAGCCGAAGCGGCGGCGGAGCGACGGCGTTCACTGACCGGCGACGATGTCCGCTGGATGCAAGTCGGTACGTCGCAGGACAACCTCGCCATCACGACGTTCCAAGTCAGGCGTTCGACCGTCGATCCGATCGGCTATTCGCTGTTGGTTGAAGTCCATAACTTTTCTTCTCAGCCGGCCGAAACCCGGCTGACGCTCAAATTGGATGATGCGTTGGTGGACGTGATTCCGCTGGAAATCGAGGCCGAGGGTTCGTTTCGAAAACAAATCGACAGCACCTCCCGCGCCGGTGGCGTGCTGACGGGTGAACTGAAGTCCGACGACGTGCTGCAGGTTGACAACGTCGCCCGCGCGATCCTGCCCAACCGCCCCGAGATCCCCGTCAAACTGGTCGCCGGTGAAGATTCCGAGTCGTATTACTTGCGACGTGTTTTGGAATCGATTCCGTTGGTCCAGATTCTCCCATCCGATGCGGTCGGCCCGGAACCGGCGGCGCAGTTGACGGTGTTTGCCGGGACGGTTCCCGAGACCCTTCCCGAAGGTCCGGTGCTGTTGGTCGACATCCCCGAATCGGGCCCCGTTATCGGACCGGACGGGCAACCCGCATGGCGACTCGGTGAACAGGTCGAAAACCCGATCATTGCCAAACAAGAAAAACAGTCTCCGTTGCTGCGTCACGTCCAGTTGCAAAATGTGATTCTGGCCGGCGGTCGCGATCTGGAAGTCAGCGAAACACTGGGCACTCCGACGACGTTGTTGGAGACTGCCGGCGGTGATCGCGTGTGTGTGTCGATCGAACGGAGCGAGGGACGGATCTTGTTGCTCGCCTCGGATTTGGACACCAGCGATTTGCCGCTGCGGATCGCGTTTCCGGTGTTGATGACCAACGCGATGAATTGGTTCTTTCGTGAAACCGGCGAAATCCGTCCCGCGCTGGCGACGGGGCTGACCACGGAGGTTCCCTGGGATGTGGCCGAAGATTCCGAATCGGGCACCGCCAACCTGATCGCACCGACCGGTGAACGCACGCTGGTCACGGTGCAACGCAACAAAGTCAAATTGGGGCCGCTGCCGTCGGTCGGCGTGTACCGATTGACGACCAAAGACGTCTCCGAAACCGGCGACAGTGATTCTGGCGGCAGTGATACCGCTCCAATGGGCGTCGCCGATGACGCGAATTTAGTCGCCGTCAATCTTTCCGACGCCAACGAAAGCGATTTGCGTTTACCGGAGCTACCCGAAACGACGGCCGGCGAGTTACCGCCGGCCGGGCGTTCCCCGTGGTTTTATTTGATCGTCGCCGCGACCGGGTTGGTGATCGCCGAGTGGGCGCTGTTTCAGCGCAGGGTGGTCGCGTAG
- a CDS encoding VWA domain-containing protein has protein sequence MQWSDFTWLYLLIPAVPFLIWYHLRSLSDFPVWQKRVSLALRIVVLGLLAAALAGPVLMRETDRQMVVFAIDRSESIDQAARDQTNTFLAQAIQAAEQADVDVRFLEFDREPRSLRDEWTVGSEPTEGPEEHDSVAESDDAADDATATTDAAANTDDSHAEATSPGQDADAQPTDEQQTDAQQNDGADPDPARRGTDLEAAVRTAIASMPPSRVRRVVLLSDGNATGGGDVIAAAAEGGVPIWTVPLPSRSDPEVQLTRVDAPTQVRQGQPFFVEVIVSSNRDTEGYIDLYRGDIQIGDEEPKPVKIKKGENTFRFRQTVLGKRQESFAARLRGFDDTLLDNNAAETVVYAQGRPRVLLVDPDLDQTDSLRWALDEQSIDVEVRPPEGIPSDLTEIQGYECLVLSNVPATAMSMRQMDLIRIYVKELGGGLVMLGGDQSFGLGGYYRTQVEEILPVRSNFEKEREKPSLAMMLVIDKSGSMGGQKIELAKDAARAAVELLGPRDAIGVIAFDGSAYTVSELRSTSDKGQIIDAISTIEASGGTNMYPGMIDALDALRGATAKLKHVILMTDGVSSPGDFQGAASDMSANRITLSTVALGQGASEDLLEELAQIGGGRYYFCDSPDAVPQVFAKETVEASKSAINELPFTAQLVRPTAVLEGIDLELSPLLLGYVVTRPKPTAEFILASEAGDPLLAWWRYGLGMSVAFTSDAKNRWAGEWLAWPDFGPFWAQIIRHAMRKDDNRGVFVDVRREGETTFVSLDSVDQNGAFIENATTELTMIDPGLARQKLAMRQTAPGRFEAEIKTDRRGAYHLDLAQTRQSGSTQRSSRGISVGYSDELRLLPTATSTLERIATVSGGRFDPTPESIAERIDATAREPMPLWPWLLMIAMSIFVADVALRRIELSR, from the coding sequence GTGCAGTGGTCTGATTTCACTTGGTTGTACCTGTTGATTCCGGCAGTGCCGTTTTTGATTTGGTATCACCTCCGCTCCTTGAGTGACTTTCCGGTTTGGCAAAAACGCGTCTCGCTGGCGTTGCGAATCGTCGTGCTGGGACTGTTGGCCGCGGCGTTGGCCGGGCCGGTGTTGATGCGGGAAACCGATCGACAAATGGTCGTGTTCGCGATCGACCGCAGCGAGAGCATCGACCAGGCGGCGCGCGATCAAACCAATACCTTTCTCGCTCAGGCGATCCAGGCCGCCGAGCAGGCCGATGTCGACGTTCGTTTTTTGGAGTTTGATCGCGAGCCGAGGAGTTTGCGGGACGAGTGGACGGTCGGGAGCGAGCCGACTGAAGGACCAGAAGAACACGATTCCGTCGCGGAATCCGACGACGCGGCGGACGACGCCACCGCGACCACTGACGCGGCTGCAAACACCGACGACAGTCACGCGGAAGCCACATCACCGGGACAAGACGCGGACGCGCAGCCGACTGATGAGCAGCAGACTGACGCGCAGCAGAATGATGGTGCGGACCCTGATCCGGCTCGTCGCGGGACCGATCTGGAAGCGGCCGTGCGGACCGCGATCGCTTCGATGCCGCCGTCTCGGGTTCGCCGGGTCGTGTTGCTGTCCGATGGAAACGCGACCGGTGGGGGCGACGTGATCGCCGCGGCAGCCGAGGGCGGTGTGCCGATCTGGACCGTGCCCTTGCCATCACGCAGCGACCCCGAAGTCCAATTGACGCGCGTCGACGCGCCGACCCAAGTCCGTCAAGGGCAACCGTTTTTTGTCGAAGTGATCGTCAGCAGCAATCGTGACACCGAAGGGTACATCGATCTGTATCGCGGCGACATTCAGATCGGCGACGAGGAACCCAAGCCGGTGAAGATCAAGAAGGGCGAGAACACGTTTCGCTTCCGACAAACCGTCTTGGGCAAGCGACAAGAATCCTTTGCCGCCCGACTGCGTGGGTTTGACGACACGTTGCTGGACAACAACGCGGCCGAAACAGTCGTGTACGCCCAGGGACGACCGCGTGTCTTGCTGGTCGATCCCGATCTGGACCAAACCGATTCGCTGCGTTGGGCACTGGACGAACAATCGATCGACGTGGAAGTTCGACCGCCCGAGGGCATCCCGAGTGATCTGACCGAAATTCAAGGCTACGAGTGTCTGGTGCTGTCCAACGTTCCCGCGACGGCGATGTCGATGCGGCAAATGGACTTGATCCGCATCTACGTGAAAGAACTCGGCGGCGGGCTGGTGATGCTCGGCGGCGACCAGTCGTTCGGCTTGGGAGGTTACTACCGAACGCAGGTCGAAGAGATTCTGCCGGTCCGTAGTAACTTCGAAAAGGAACGCGAAAAACCATCACTGGCGATGATGCTGGTGATCGATAAGAGCGGATCGATGGGCGGCCAAAAGATCGAGCTTGCCAAAGACGCGGCGCGGGCTGCGGTTGAATTGCTCGGGCCCCGCGATGCGATCGGCGTGATCGCATTCGACGGATCGGCCTACACCGTTTCCGAACTCCGCTCGACCTCCGACAAGGGTCAAATCATCGACGCGATCAGCACCATCGAAGCGTCCGGCGGCACCAACATGTACCCCGGCATGATCGACGCCCTCGACGCCTTGCGTGGGGCGACGGCGAAACTGAAACACGTGATCTTGATGACCGACGGCGTTTCCTCACCGGGCGATTTCCAAGGCGCCGCCTCGGACATGTCCGCCAATCGAATCACGCTGTCCACCGTCGCTCTCGGACAAGGTGCCAGTGAAGATCTGCTGGAGGAATTGGCGCAGATCGGTGGCGGGCGTTACTACTTTTGTGATTCGCCCGACGCGGTGCCGCAGGTGTTCGCCAAGGAAACCGTGGAAGCGAGCAAGTCGGCGATCAACGAGTTGCCCTTTACGGCGCAGCTGGTCCGTCCGACCGCGGTGTTGGAGGGAATCGATCTGGAGTTGTCACCGCTGTTGCTCGGCTATGTCGTGACGCGTCCGAAACCGACCGCGGAATTTATTCTCGCCAGCGAAGCCGGTGACCCCTTGTTGGCGTGGTGGCGTTACGGATTGGGCATGTCCGTGGCATTCACCAGTGATGCCAAGAACCGCTGGGCGGGTGAATGGCTGGCGTGGCCGGATTTCGGTCCGTTTTGGGCGCAAATCATTCGTCACGCGATGCGCAAGGATGACAACCGCGGCGTGTTTGTCGATGTCCGTCGAGAAGGGGAGACGACATTCGTGTCACTCGATTCGGTAGACCAGAACGGCGCGTTCATCGAGAACGCGACGACGGAGTTGACGATGATCGATCCCGGTCTGGCGCGACAAAAGCTGGCGATGCGCCAAACCGCGCCGGGACGTTTCGAAGCCGAAATCAAGACCGACCGACGTGGCGCGTACCATTTGGATCTGGCACAGACGCGGCAATCCGGTTCCACGCAACGATCCTCGCGAGGCATCTCGGTCGGCTACAGCGATGAATTGAGATTGCTGCCCACCGCAACGTCGACGCTGGAGCGGATAGCCACGGTCAGCGGCGGACGTTTTGATCCGACGCCCGAATCGATCGCCGAGCGGATCGACGCGACGGCCCGCGAACCAATGCCACTGTGGCCCTGGTTGTTGATGATCGCGATGTCGATTTTCGTGGCCGACGTCGCGCTGCGCCGGATCGAATTATCCAGGTAA